A section of the candidate division WOR-3 bacterium genome encodes:
- a CDS encoding MBL fold metallo-hydrolase translates to MKVTIIYDNTSARSDLQADWGFSAFIRVKERDILFDTGANGDILLSNMKNLKVNPKEIEDVFISHPHWDHTGGLSSFLRMNNKVKLWIPSYFPEARNAREVIKVKKPTKLYEGIYSTGELDGIEQSLCVETEKGIVIIVGCSHPRMEHILKKASQFGKVYCIIGGLHGTKPESLKDLDLICSTHCTQYKSEIKSLYPEKYIEGGAGKTIEIK, encoded by the coding sequence ATGAAGGTTACCATTATTTATGATAATACAAGCGCAAGGTCTGATTTGCAAGCTGATTGGGGATTTTCAGCATTTATCCGGGTTAAAGAAAGAGATATTCTTTTTGACACTGGAGCAAATGGGGATATTTTACTTTCCAATATGAAAAATCTTAAAGTCAACCCAAAAGAAATTGAAGATGTTTTCATTTCTCATCCTCACTGGGACCATACAGGTGGTTTATCTTCCTTTCTTCGAATGAACAATAAAGTGAAACTCTGGATCCCTTCTTATTTCCCCGAAGCAAGGAATGCAAGGGAAGTTATTAAAGTGAAAAAACCCACAAAACTTTATGAAGGAATCTACTCTACAGGTGAACTTGATGGGATAGAACAATCCCTCTGCGTTGAGACAGAGAAAGGTATTGTAATCATAGTAGGATGCTCGCACCCAAGAATGGAGCACATCCTTAAAAAAGCTTCTCAATTTGGTAAGGTTTACTGTATTATAGGAGGATTGCACGGAACTAAGCCTGAATCCTTAAAGGACTTAGATTTGATTTGTTCGACCCATTGTACTCAATATAAATCAGAGATAAAATCTCTTTACCCTGAAAAATATATTGAGGGGGGAGCAGGAAAAACAATTGAGATTAAATAA
- a CDS encoding uracil-DNA glycosylase produces MEIDELNKMIKGCKKCRLSVTRMNAMCGEGNLNAKIMLIAQAPGEKEDREGKMFVGPSGKVLDELLNKAGIKRHEIYMTNLIKCMLPKYRRPKQDEIKTCSYYLNEEIKLINSKILAPLGYYATCYIFQRYGILSPSKAEFSSIYGRLFLAKDKKILPLPHPATLLYNPDFKEDLIKNYRKLQVLLKDCKWYLVCPMKRFYEEGKLDKKWIELYCKGDWGNCVRYRMEEEGRFHPDWMLPDGTLDERLQKEVKYEGYHYL; encoded by the coding sequence ATGGAAATTGATGAATTGAACAAAATGATAAAGGGATGTAAGAAATGTAGATTATCTGTAACCAGAATGAATGCTATGTGTGGCGAAGGAAATTTGAATGCTAAAATTATGTTAATTGCTCAGGCACCAGGAGAAAAAGAGGATAGAGAAGGAAAAATGTTTGTCGGTCCTTCAGGGAAAGTATTAGACGAATTACTAAATAAAGCAGGAATTAAAAGGCATGAAATTTATATGACAAATCTAATTAAATGTATGCTTCCCAAATACAGAAGGCCCAAACAGGATGAAATTAAAACCTGCAGTTATTATTTGAATGAAGAGATTAAATTGATAAATTCAAAGATATTAGCTCCCTTAGGTTATTATGCCACCTGTTACATTTTTCAAAGATATGGCATTTTGTCACCTTCAAAAGCAGAGTTTTCTTCAATTTATGGGAGACTTTTTTTAGCTAAAGATAAAAAGATACTGCCTCTGCCTCATCCTGCAACTCTTCTTTATAATCCTGACTTTAAGGAAGATTTAATAAAAAATTACAGAAAATTGCAGGTGTTACTTAAGGATTGCAAATGGTATCTGGTGTGTCCAATGAAAAGATTTTATGAGGAAGGAAAGTTAGATAAGAAGTGGATAGAATTGTACTGTAAGGGAGATTGGGGAAACTGTGTTCGTTATCGAATGGAGGAAGAAGGCAGGTTTCATCCAGACTGGATGCTTCCTGATGGAACTTTAGATGAAAGATTGCAGAAGGAGGTAAAATATGAAGGTTACCATTATTTATGA
- a CDS encoding pyridoxal-phosphate dependent enzyme → MLCFLVYFKIKIEQNDINLIDGYVGQGYAIPYQEEVEIIKRVAKIGIILEPVYTGKTFYGMLQQLKVKKYKKVIFIHTGGLFSIFAFNKTLFSSRN, encoded by the coding sequence ATTCTCTGCTTTCTTGTTTACTTCAAGATCAAGATCGAACAAAACGATATAAATTTAATCGATGGCTATGTTGGTCAGGGATATGCAATTCCATATCAAGAAGAGGTGGAGATAATAAAAAGGGTCGCGAAGATCGGTATTATCCTTGAACCGGTGTATACAGGTAAAACCTTCTATGGTATGCTCCAGCAGCTGAAAGTGAAGAAATACAAAAAAGTTATTTTCATCCATACCGGCGGCCTCTTCAGTATATTCGCATTTAATAAAACACTGTTCTCGTCCAGAAATTAA